A genomic stretch from Telmatocola sphagniphila includes:
- a CDS encoding acyl carrier protein produces MTKEEIFDKVKATLVDSLNVDDAEVTPKSTLQGDLNAESIDFLDIVFRLEREFGIKIDRGELFPESIFQSDSEFVKDGKVTEKGIEELKAKMPFADLSDFIKNPTLEAISNLFTVESIVNFIDMKLKAK; encoded by the coding sequence ATGACTAAGGAAGAGATATTCGACAAGGTGAAGGCGACCCTCGTAGATTCGCTCAACGTGGATGACGCCGAAGTCACCCCCAAGTCGACTCTTCAGGGCGATTTGAATGCCGAGTCGATCGACTTCCTCGATATCGTCTTCCGTCTCGAACGCGAATTCGGCATCAAAATCGACCGCGGCGAACTCTTCCCCGAATCGATTTTTCAGAGCGACAGCGAGTTCGTCAAGGATGGCAAAGTCACCGAAAAAGGCATCGAAGAACTGAAAGCGAAAATGCCTTTCGCCGACCTGAGCGACTTCATCAAGAATCCGACGCTGGAAGCCATCAGCAATCTGTTCACCGTCGAATCGATCGTGAACTTCATCGATATGAAGCTGAAGGCCAAATAG
- a CDS encoding zinc-binding metallopeptidase family protein: MKVFHCDHCESLVFYENSQCMNCGNTLAYLPDVGEVCSLDQGQDQLWTSPNDRAKGKKYRLCSNYCNANVCNWAVSAEQDNEFCRCCRLTRVIPDLSIAGNDRAWYKLEIAKRRLIYDLLRLQLPVQSKQEDPEQGLAFEFLGNTTQTILTGHENGVITINIAEADDTERERRRSQLHEPVRTLLGHFRHEIGHYYWDRLIANGHRLLEFRQLFGDERQDYSAALQRHYQEGPPADWTESYVSAYASSHPWEDWSETWAHYLMIGDSLETAGACGLSLKPRRRDEPTLKSAPSTNNSFDKLIEAWFPLTYALNNLNRGLGHSDAYPFVLSSRTVEKLRFVHQTIYLNEESQK, translated from the coding sequence TGGTCTTCTACGAGAATTCGCAGTGCATGAATTGCGGCAACACTCTGGCTTACCTGCCCGATGTCGGGGAGGTCTGTTCGCTCGATCAGGGGCAGGATCAGCTCTGGACCTCTCCGAACGATCGGGCGAAGGGGAAGAAGTATCGACTTTGCTCCAACTACTGCAATGCCAATGTTTGTAACTGGGCCGTTTCTGCCGAGCAGGATAACGAGTTCTGTCGATGTTGCCGGCTGACGCGGGTCATCCCCGATCTCTCGATCGCCGGGAACGACCGGGCCTGGTACAAACTTGAAATCGCCAAACGGCGCTTGATCTATGATCTGCTCCGATTGCAACTGCCGGTGCAGAGCAAACAAGAAGATCCCGAGCAGGGACTGGCCTTCGAATTTCTCGGCAACACCACTCAGACCATACTTACCGGCCACGAAAATGGCGTCATCACCATCAATATTGCCGAGGCCGACGATACGGAACGTGAGCGACGCCGTTCCCAGTTGCACGAACCCGTACGCACACTGCTGGGTCATTTTCGGCACGAAATCGGTCATTACTATTGGGATCGGTTGATCGCCAACGGCCATCGGCTGCTCGAGTTTCGCCAGCTCTTCGGCGATGAACGACAAGACTATTCCGCCGCCTTGCAGAGGCACTATCAGGAAGGACCGCCGGCCGACTGGACCGAGAGTTACGTCAGCGCCTACGCCAGCTCGCATCCCTGGGAAGACTGGTCGGAAACCTGGGCCCATTATCTGATGATTGGCGATTCTCTGGAAACGGCCGGGGCCTGCGGTTTGAGCTTGAAACCCCGCCGACGTGATGAGCCGACGCTCAAATCGGCTCCTTCGACGAACAATTCTTTCGACAAATTAATCGAAGCCTGGTTCCCGCTGACTTACGCGCTCAACAATCTGAACCGGGGCTTGGGTCATTCCGATGCTTATCCCTTCGTTTTATCGTCTCGAACCGTCGAAAAATTGCGATTCGTACACCAAACCATTTATTTGAATGAGGAAAGTCAAAAATAA
- the fabG gene encoding 3-oxoacyl-[acyl-carrier-protein] reductase — protein sequence MLLKDQIALVTGGSRGIGRGIVLALAKEGAKVCFVYKGSEAAAKALEVEVQTAGGTALAIQGDVSKSDEANRIVEKVLAEQGRIDILVNNAGVIRDGLFLRMSEEDWNTVINTNLGGVFNFCRAVSAQMALKQRSGRIINISSVAAEHVNAGQANYAASKGAVNSFTKVLAVELGSRGVTVNAVAPGFIETDMSEAVRNKAGDFIAKKLVPLRRLGKPEDIASVVVFLASPAASYVTGQVITVDGGLCLGAVSG from the coding sequence ATGCTTTTGAAGGATCAAATAGCTCTGGTAACCGGCGGGAGCCGGGGTATCGGCCGCGGCATAGTACTGGCTCTGGCAAAAGAAGGAGCCAAGGTTTGCTTCGTCTACAAAGGCAGCGAAGCGGCCGCCAAGGCTCTGGAAGTCGAAGTCCAGACGGCCGGGGGTACGGCATTGGCCATCCAGGGCGACGTTTCCAAGTCGGACGAAGCCAATCGAATCGTCGAGAAGGTTCTGGCCGAGCAGGGCCGGATTGACATCCTGGTCAACAACGCCGGGGTGATTCGCGATGGCCTGTTTTTGCGCATGAGCGAAGAGGACTGGAATACGGTAATAAACACTAACCTCGGCGGGGTTTTCAACTTCTGCCGTGCAGTTTCCGCACAAATGGCGCTGAAACAAAGGTCGGGGCGCATTATCAATATAAGTAGCGTGGCGGCCGAGCATGTGAATGCCGGTCAGGCCAACTACGCCGCCAGTAAGGGAGCTGTGAATAGCTTTACTAAAGTACTGGCTGTGGAACTGGGCAGCCGGGGCGTGACCGTGAATGCGGTGGCCCCCGGATTTATTGAGACCGATATGAGTGAAGCGGTTCGCAATAAAGCGGGCGACTTCATTGCCAAAAAATTGGTGCCCCTGCGCCGGCTCGGCAAGCCGGAAGACATTGCCAGTGTGGTGGTGTTCCTGGCCAGCCCGGCGGCGAGTTATGTGACCGGGCAGGTTATCACGGTGGACGGCGGCCTGTGTCTGGGTGCCGTTTCCGGTTGA
- a CDS encoding hotdog family protein → MRFNLVDRIVAWEPGKTLNAEKYLTLGEEYLRDHFPTFPVMPGVLMLQSVVEASSWLWRISRDFDSTVIALREARNVKYGTFMEPGRIMEIAVELIKTDGSTATFRGKGNIKGGAQTVSAQIVLTAYNVSEKSPHGEILDEKLNRHWRERFAWLSGEFQKAN, encoded by the coding sequence ATGCGTTTCAACCTGGTCGATCGCATTGTGGCGTGGGAACCGGGCAAGACGCTGAATGCGGAAAAATATCTGACGCTGGGTGAAGAGTATCTGCGCGATCATTTCCCGACGTTTCCAGTTATGCCGGGTGTGTTGATGCTGCAGAGCGTGGTCGAAGCCAGTAGCTGGCTTTGGCGCATATCTCGAGATTTCGACAGTACCGTGATTGCACTGCGGGAAGCCCGAAACGTAAAATACGGCACCTTCATGGAGCCGGGACGGATAATGGAAATAGCGGTTGAGCTCATCAAGACGGATGGTTCGACCGCGACCTTTCGGGGCAAGGGAAATATTAAAGGGGGAGCGCAAACCGTCAGCGCTCAGATCGTTCTGACCGCATATAACGTGTCGGAGAAGAGTCCCCACGGCGAGATTTTAGACGAAAAACTCAATCGGCACTGGCGGGAACGCTTCGCCTGGCTGAGTGGGGAGTTTCAAAAGGCTAATTAG